From a single Drosophila sulfurigaster albostrigata strain 15112-1811.04 chromosome 3, ASM2355843v2, whole genome shotgun sequence genomic region:
- the LOC133843481 gene encoding inversin-A isoform X3: protein MPPKRRRRFHGLYYHSSPPKVMPMNGQAAGPNGVKRRENDDFSVKLSTIRIWIHEKDIAKLTRILWAGQGQRLCQQASNNGRVKRFLAAVPHVMNASKDLHQAVIDNNLETLQSQLEPPVPAALVTAKDGNGLNVIHKAAGLGHTKILEYLIGLWPEGAHEIDITGKTPLHWAASAKNNMRCYTLLTQAGCDEEALDYKMKTPVYYRHKPHEIERAFLVYVPEAPRISPDSVTDWEALSDEGNDSSVGGDASRSSSKQSKKLNIKPTAAVNGRKSLDDSAENTSELDTNDGILQEL from the exons ATGCCACCAAAGCGAAGACGTCGATTTCATGGCCTTTATTACCATTCATCGCCGCCAAAGG TTATGCCAATGAACGGACAGGCGGCGGGCCCCAATGGCGTTAAGCGGCGTGAGAACGATg ATTTCTCGGTGAAGCTATCGACCATTCGAATCTGGATACACGAAAAGGACATTGCCAAGCTGACACGCATTCTGTGGGCGGGCCAGGGACAACGTCTCTGCCAGCAGGCCAGCAACAATGGGCGTGTCAAGCGATTCCTTGCCGCTGTGCCCCATGTTATG AATGCTAGCAAGGATCTGCATCAGGCGGTGATTGACAACAATCTGGAGACACTGCAATCGCAGCTGGAGCCTCCGGTGCCTGCTGCGCTCGTGACAGCCAAGGATGGCAACGGTTTGAATGTCATACACAAGGCCGCGGGCCTCGGACATACGAAGATCTTGGAGTATCTCATCGGGCTGTGGCCGGAGGGGGCACACGAGATCGATATTACGGGCAAGACACCGCTGCATTGGGCGGCCAGTGCCAAGAACAATATGCGCTGCTATACGCTGCTCACCCAGGCGGGCTGCGATGAGGAGGCCTTGGATTAC AAAATGAAGACGCCCGTCTACTATCGCCACAAGCCGCACGAAATCGAGCGAGCGTTCCTTGTCTATGTGCCCGAGGCGCCGCGCATCTCCCCCGACAGCGTCACCGATTGGGAGGCGCTCAGCGATGAGGGTAACGACAGCAGCGTTGGCGGCGACGCcagtcgaagcagcagcaaacagagCAAG AAGTTGAACATTAAACCGACGGCCGCTGTAAATGGTCGTAAATCGTTGGATGACAGTGCCGAGAACACCTCGGAATTGGACACGAATGATGG AATATTGCAAGAGCTGTaa
- the LOC133843481 gene encoding clumping factor B isoform X1, protein MPPKRRRRFHGLYYHSSPPKVMPMNGQAAGPNGVKRRENDDFSVKLSTIRIWIHEKDIAKLTRILWAGQGQRLCQQASNNGRVKRFLAAVPHVMNASKDLHQAVIDNNLETLQSQLEPPVPAALVTAKDGNGLNVIHKAAGLGHTKILEYLIGLWPEGAHEIDITGKTPLHWAASAKNNMRCYTLLTQAGCDEEALDYKMKTPVYYRHKPHEIERAFLVYVPEAPRISPDSVTDWEALSDEGNDSSVGGDASRSSSKQSKKLNIKPTAAVNGRKSLDDSAENTSELDTNDGTSANEDDDLSKADTEVEPLPSQQRRPETPAALAAAGDTESEAENIARAVSDDDDKIEAEPAAEENPTEAEAETETEMENGTATEEAEETNGELAENEIDDNVDDDVDAESEQNATEKTEAIENDVETVAEAEPEPESEPEPEIEKEKQAETEAEVQLTNGDEAEENVEQEKAADDEDEEDDDEVQIGML, encoded by the exons ATGCCACCAAAGCGAAGACGTCGATTTCATGGCCTTTATTACCATTCATCGCCGCCAAAGG TTATGCCAATGAACGGACAGGCGGCGGGCCCCAATGGCGTTAAGCGGCGTGAGAACGATg ATTTCTCGGTGAAGCTATCGACCATTCGAATCTGGATACACGAAAAGGACATTGCCAAGCTGACACGCATTCTGTGGGCGGGCCAGGGACAACGTCTCTGCCAGCAGGCCAGCAACAATGGGCGTGTCAAGCGATTCCTTGCCGCTGTGCCCCATGTTATG AATGCTAGCAAGGATCTGCATCAGGCGGTGATTGACAACAATCTGGAGACACTGCAATCGCAGCTGGAGCCTCCGGTGCCTGCTGCGCTCGTGACAGCCAAGGATGGCAACGGTTTGAATGTCATACACAAGGCCGCGGGCCTCGGACATACGAAGATCTTGGAGTATCTCATCGGGCTGTGGCCGGAGGGGGCACACGAGATCGATATTACGGGCAAGACACCGCTGCATTGGGCGGCCAGTGCCAAGAACAATATGCGCTGCTATACGCTGCTCACCCAGGCGGGCTGCGATGAGGAGGCCTTGGATTAC AAAATGAAGACGCCCGTCTACTATCGCCACAAGCCGCACGAAATCGAGCGAGCGTTCCTTGTCTATGTGCCCGAGGCGCCGCGCATCTCCCCCGACAGCGTCACCGATTGGGAGGCGCTCAGCGATGAGGGTAACGACAGCAGCGTTGGCGGCGACGCcagtcgaagcagcagcaaacagagCAAG AAGTTGAACATTAAACCGACGGCCGCTGTAAATGGTCGTAAATCGTTGGATGACAGTGCCGAGAACACCTCGGAATTGGACACGAATGATGG TACAAGTGCCAATGAGGATGATGATTTGTCCAAGGCGGATACGGAAGTGGAACCGTTGCCATCGCAGCAGCGTCGACCGGAAACGCCAGCTGCATTGGCCGCTGCTGGCGATACCGAAAGCGAAGCTGAG AATATTGCAAGAGCTGTaagcgatgatgatgataagaTTGAGGCAGAGCCAGCAGCTGAGGAGAACCCAACGGAGGCGGAAGCGGAAACGGAGACAGAGATGGAGAATGGCACAGCAACTGAAGAGGCCGAAGAGACAAACGGAGAATTGGCTGAGAATGAGATTGATGAcaatgttgatgatgatgttgatgctgagaGTGAGCAAAATGCAACTGAAAAGACTGAAGCAATTGAGAACGATGTGGAAACAGTAGCCGAGGCAGAACCCGAACCCGAATCAGAACCAGAACCTGAgattgaaaaagaaaagcaagcGGAGACGGAAGCAGAAGTGCAGCTGACAAACGGCGACGAAGCTGAGGAAAATGTGGAGCAAGAGAAAGCTGCTGATGACGAGGATGAAGAGGACGATGATGAGGTACAGATTGGCATGCTTTAA
- the LOC133843481 gene encoding clumping factor B isoform X2 gives MSDSLAVMPMNGQAAGPNGVKRRENDDFSVKLSTIRIWIHEKDIAKLTRILWAGQGQRLCQQASNNGRVKRFLAAVPHVMNASKDLHQAVIDNNLETLQSQLEPPVPAALVTAKDGNGLNVIHKAAGLGHTKILEYLIGLWPEGAHEIDITGKTPLHWAASAKNNMRCYTLLTQAGCDEEALDYKMKTPVYYRHKPHEIERAFLVYVPEAPRISPDSVTDWEALSDEGNDSSVGGDASRSSSKQSKKLNIKPTAAVNGRKSLDDSAENTSELDTNDGTSANEDDDLSKADTEVEPLPSQQRRPETPAALAAAGDTESEAENIARAVSDDDDKIEAEPAAEENPTEAEAETETEMENGTATEEAEETNGELAENEIDDNVDDDVDAESEQNATEKTEAIENDVETVAEAEPEPESEPEPEIEKEKQAETEAEVQLTNGDEAEENVEQEKAADDEDEEDDDEVQIGML, from the exons atgtctGATTCACTTGCAGTTATGCCAATGAACGGACAGGCGGCGGGCCCCAATGGCGTTAAGCGGCGTGAGAACGATg ATTTCTCGGTGAAGCTATCGACCATTCGAATCTGGATACACGAAAAGGACATTGCCAAGCTGACACGCATTCTGTGGGCGGGCCAGGGACAACGTCTCTGCCAGCAGGCCAGCAACAATGGGCGTGTCAAGCGATTCCTTGCCGCTGTGCCCCATGTTATG AATGCTAGCAAGGATCTGCATCAGGCGGTGATTGACAACAATCTGGAGACACTGCAATCGCAGCTGGAGCCTCCGGTGCCTGCTGCGCTCGTGACAGCCAAGGATGGCAACGGTTTGAATGTCATACACAAGGCCGCGGGCCTCGGACATACGAAGATCTTGGAGTATCTCATCGGGCTGTGGCCGGAGGGGGCACACGAGATCGATATTACGGGCAAGACACCGCTGCATTGGGCGGCCAGTGCCAAGAACAATATGCGCTGCTATACGCTGCTCACCCAGGCGGGCTGCGATGAGGAGGCCTTGGATTAC AAAATGAAGACGCCCGTCTACTATCGCCACAAGCCGCACGAAATCGAGCGAGCGTTCCTTGTCTATGTGCCCGAGGCGCCGCGCATCTCCCCCGACAGCGTCACCGATTGGGAGGCGCTCAGCGATGAGGGTAACGACAGCAGCGTTGGCGGCGACGCcagtcgaagcagcagcaaacagagCAAG AAGTTGAACATTAAACCGACGGCCGCTGTAAATGGTCGTAAATCGTTGGATGACAGTGCCGAGAACACCTCGGAATTGGACACGAATGATGG TACAAGTGCCAATGAGGATGATGATTTGTCCAAGGCGGATACGGAAGTGGAACCGTTGCCATCGCAGCAGCGTCGACCGGAAACGCCAGCTGCATTGGCCGCTGCTGGCGATACCGAAAGCGAAGCTGAG AATATTGCAAGAGCTGTaagcgatgatgatgataagaTTGAGGCAGAGCCAGCAGCTGAGGAGAACCCAACGGAGGCGGAAGCGGAAACGGAGACAGAGATGGAGAATGGCACAGCAACTGAAGAGGCCGAAGAGACAAACGGAGAATTGGCTGAGAATGAGATTGATGAcaatgttgatgatgatgttgatgctgagaGTGAGCAAAATGCAACTGAAAAGACTGAAGCAATTGAGAACGATGTGGAAACAGTAGCCGAGGCAGAACCCGAACCCGAATCAGAACCAGAACCTGAgattgaaaaagaaaagcaagcGGAGACGGAAGCAGAAGTGCAGCTGACAAACGGCGACGAAGCTGAGGAAAATGTGGAGCAAGAGAAAGCTGCTGATGACGAGGATGAAGAGGACGATGATGAGGTACAGATTGGCATGCTTTAA
- the LOC133844388 gene encoding uncharacterized protein LOC133844388 isoform X1 yields MSSRNTFVIATQLGHTPEFYVDMDKSKDVLTYSELLTIFGAEEMENQLLSDQGQAQPVSFQANPIFKTEQGKYLADTLADPLIKALTEIANKRPKDPVAYLASYLQHFMGERKPITEAEVHSGSSSKTSSNSTALASSNSKVNGNRIANNRPQLVELDARSLVEQQQLQEEDDDEDGALAVQHMEERDEHGQSMLHFACARSHRRGALYTLIEESRIDITYRDELYRTARDVALQANQPNNAAEIDRFLLAQAVVGDVDSFEQLALQGYDHILDIEDESGKTILDVAGERQNEALVNFLNSLRAMEEAREELHQMIRDKNLVRIKELTAVPNAKWLIRTKNYYGRTALHIAVLKESEEMVQHLVQLCPEALKVTDNLERTVLHYALGTNFCETVSRILIQNGAKRTAKDLKGRQPSYYFINKADILRLQEEEEESR; encoded by the exons atgagctcaagaaatacatttgttatTGCCACGCAGCTGGGACACACGCCCGAGTTTTATGTGGATATGGATAAATCTAAGGATGTGCTCACCTACTCGGAGCTCTTGACTATTTTTGGGGCCGAGGAAATGGAGAACCAGTTGCTCAGTGATCAAG GTCAGGCGCAGCCTGTAAGCTTTCAGGCGAATCCCATCTTCAAAACGGAACAAGGCAAATATCTGGCAGACA CATTGGCCGATCCCTTGATCAAGGCATTAACAGAGATTGCCAACAAGCGTCCCAAGGATCCCGTTGCCTATCTGGCCAGCTATCTGCAGCATTTTATGGGTGAACGCAAACCCATTACGGAGGCAGAAGTCCActcgggcagcagcagcaagacgAGCAGCAATTCAACAGCTTTGgccagctccaactccaagGTGAATGGCAATCGCATTGCCAACAATCGCCCACAACTTGTGGAGCTCGATGCACGTTCGCTggtcgagcagcagcagctgcaggagGAGGATGATGACGAGGATGGCGCTCTCGCTGTGCAACATATGGAGGAACGGGATGAGCATGGCCAGAGCATGTTGCACTTTGCCTGCGCTCGTTCGCATCGTCGTGGGGCGCTCTACACACTCATCGAGGAGTCACGCATCGATATCACCTACAGGGATGAGTTGTATCGTACGGCCAGAGATGTCGCACTGCAGGCGAATCAGCCCAATAATGCTGCGGAAATCGATAGATTTCTGCTCGCTCAGGCAGTTGTTG GTGATGTGGACAGCTTTGAGCAGTTGGCTTTGCAAGGTTACGATCATATACTGGACATTGAGGACGAGAGCGGCAAAACCATTTTGGATGTGGCTGGCGAGCGACAGAATGAGGCGCTTGTCAACTTTTTGAACAGCTTGCGCGCTATGGAGGAAGCGCGTGAGGAGCTGCATCAAATGATACGCGACAAGAATTTGGTGCGCATAAAGGAGCTGACTGCCGTGCCCAATGCCAAGTGGCTGATCAGGACCAAAAACtactatg GTCGCACTGCTCTGCACATAGCTGTGCTCAAGGAGTCAGAGGAAATGGTTCAGCACTTGGTGCAGCTTTGTCCTGAGGCACTCAAAGTCACGGATAAT CTTGAACGCACTGTTTTGCATTATGCTTTGGGCACCAATTTCTGCGAGACAGTAAGTCGTATTCTTATACAGAACGGCGCCAAGCGCACGGCAAAGGATCTCAAGGGTAGGCAGCCGAGCTACTACTTCATTAATAAGGCGGACATACTGCGGCtacaggaggaggaggaggagagtcGCTGA
- the LOC133844388 gene encoding serine/threonine-protein phosphatase 6 regulatory ankyrin repeat subunit B isoform X2 — translation MAANREFFNEIINNIDDIFGQAQPVSFQANPIFKTEQGKYLADTLADPLIKALTEIANKRPKDPVAYLASYLQHFMGERKPITEAEVHSGSSSKTSSNSTALASSNSKVNGNRIANNRPQLVELDARSLVEQQQLQEEDDDEDGALAVQHMEERDEHGQSMLHFACARSHRRGALYTLIEESRIDITYRDELYRTARDVALQANQPNNAAEIDRFLLAQAVVGDVDSFEQLALQGYDHILDIEDESGKTILDVAGERQNEALVNFLNSLRAMEEAREELHQMIRDKNLVRIKELTAVPNAKWLIRTKNYYGRTALHIAVLKESEEMVQHLVQLCPEALKVTDNLERTVLHYALGTNFCETVSRILIQNGAKRTAKDLKGRQPSYYFINKADILRLQEEEEESR, via the exons ATGGCGGCAAATCGGGAGTTCTTCAATGAGATTATCAATAACATAGACGATATATTTG GTCAGGCGCAGCCTGTAAGCTTTCAGGCGAATCCCATCTTCAAAACGGAACAAGGCAAATATCTGGCAGACA CATTGGCCGATCCCTTGATCAAGGCATTAACAGAGATTGCCAACAAGCGTCCCAAGGATCCCGTTGCCTATCTGGCCAGCTATCTGCAGCATTTTATGGGTGAACGCAAACCCATTACGGAGGCAGAAGTCCActcgggcagcagcagcaagacgAGCAGCAATTCAACAGCTTTGgccagctccaactccaagGTGAATGGCAATCGCATTGCCAACAATCGCCCACAACTTGTGGAGCTCGATGCACGTTCGCTggtcgagcagcagcagctgcaggagGAGGATGATGACGAGGATGGCGCTCTCGCTGTGCAACATATGGAGGAACGGGATGAGCATGGCCAGAGCATGTTGCACTTTGCCTGCGCTCGTTCGCATCGTCGTGGGGCGCTCTACACACTCATCGAGGAGTCACGCATCGATATCACCTACAGGGATGAGTTGTATCGTACGGCCAGAGATGTCGCACTGCAGGCGAATCAGCCCAATAATGCTGCGGAAATCGATAGATTTCTGCTCGCTCAGGCAGTTGTTG GTGATGTGGACAGCTTTGAGCAGTTGGCTTTGCAAGGTTACGATCATATACTGGACATTGAGGACGAGAGCGGCAAAACCATTTTGGATGTGGCTGGCGAGCGACAGAATGAGGCGCTTGTCAACTTTTTGAACAGCTTGCGCGCTATGGAGGAAGCGCGTGAGGAGCTGCATCAAATGATACGCGACAAGAATTTGGTGCGCATAAAGGAGCTGACTGCCGTGCCCAATGCCAAGTGGCTGATCAGGACCAAAAACtactatg GTCGCACTGCTCTGCACATAGCTGTGCTCAAGGAGTCAGAGGAAATGGTTCAGCACTTGGTGCAGCTTTGTCCTGAGGCACTCAAAGTCACGGATAAT CTTGAACGCACTGTTTTGCATTATGCTTTGGGCACCAATTTCTGCGAGACAGTAAGTCGTATTCTTATACAGAACGGCGCCAAGCGCACGGCAAAGGATCTCAAGGGTAGGCAGCCGAGCTACTACTTCATTAATAAGGCGGACATACTGCGGCtacaggaggaggaggaggagagtcGCTGA
- the LOC133844396 gene encoding putative inorganic phosphate cotransporter, which produces MTAKKNKGPAFGQRHVQSLLIFFAIVANYMGKFNASVAVVAMTNADTSNHDIPTYDWNEMERSYILSSFFWGYILTQFLGGWLCRRFGARITMFASTFGSAVMAILVPFFVPWGGWQSFCAIRGCMGAFQGMLFPSIHTHLANWCPPKERNRLGALSNTGIDFGTLLSMFASGLIAASSVGWPGIFYVSCGIGVLWCIFWLIFGANTPRQCKLISPEELEYIETSKNENNKLNEAKEIRHIPVPWKAILTSVPLWTLFLVRCTQSWGNSTLQAEIPAYMKGVLQMDMKSNALYSALPYLCSWILAFVYVIIADILQARGILTITGIRKLFSSLASWLPAIFLIGLGFLDSDQKTWAIVLMCLSVGINAGSTIGSALNTIDLSPNHAGILMGIVNTGGNAIPILTPLVVGVIVKNENDRAEWQVVFIISAVIFFVGNLFYVIFGQMVSQPWDAADFLDKQKGSHIEENGEANRKAIEEVKNTKQAEEKNLSDQQDIKT; this is translated from the exons atgacGGCAAAAAAGAATAAGG GTCCAGCATTCGGTCAGCGACATGTTCAATCGCTACTGATTTTCTTCGCGATTGTGGCCAACTACATGGGCAAGTTCAATGccagtgttgctgttgtagccATGACAAATGCTGACACAAGCAATCATGATATTCCT ACCTATGACTGGAATGAAATGGAACGCTCTTACATCTTGTCCAGCTTTTTCTGGGGCTATATTCTCACTCAGTTCCTGGGTGGATGGCTGTGTCGTCGCTTCGGTGCCAGAATAACAATGTTCGCCTCCACTTTTGGGTCCGCTGTAATGGCCATCTTGGTGCCCTTCTTTGTGCCTTGGGGTGGTTGGCAGTCCTTTTGCGCCATTCGCGGATGTATGGGTGCCTTCCAGGGAATGCTGTTTCCCTCCATCCACACTCACCTGGCTAATTGGTGTCCGCCCAAGGAGCGCAACCGGTTGGGTGCCTTGTCCAACACAGGTATCGATTTTGGAACATTATTGTCCATGTTTGCCAGTGGATTGATTGCTGCCTCCAGTGTTGGGTGGCCCGGAATCTTCTATGTCTCTTGCGGTATTGGTGTACTGTGGTGTATTTTCTGGCTGATCTTTGGTGCCAATACGCCGAGGCAGTGTAAATTGATTAGCCCAGAGGAACTGGAGTACATTGAAACGTCTAAGAATgagaacaacaaattgaacgAGGCCAAGGAAATACGTCACATTCCTGTGCCATGGAAGGCCATCCTTACCTCGGTGCCCCTGTGGACACTGTTTCTAGTGCGTTGCACCCAATCGTGGGGTAACTCCACGCTGCAGGCCGAGATTCCCGCCTATATGAAAGGAGTGCTTCAGATGGACATGAAAAGCAATGCTCTATACTCTGCCTTGCCGTACCTGTGCTCATGGATTTTGGCCTTTGTCTATGTGATTATAGCGGATATCCTGCAAGCTCGTGGCATATTGACCATTACAGGCATTCGGAAATTATTTAGTTCGTTGGCTTCTTGGCTGCCAGCTATTTTTCTGATTGGTCTAGGCTTTTTGGACAGCGACCAGAAGACCTGGGCCATTGTGCTTATGTGTCTGAGTGTGGGGATTAATGCTGGCTCCACTATTGGCAGCGCCCTTAACACCATCGATCTATCGCCCAATCATGCGGGCATCCTTATGGGCATTGTTAATACTGGTGGAAATGCTATACCAATTTTAACGCCACTTGTGGTCGGTGTCATAGTCAAAAATGAG AATGATCGTGCTGAGTGGCAAGtggttttcataatttcagcTGTCATTTTCTTTGTTGGAAACCTTTTCTACGTTATTTTTGGCCAAATGGTGAGTCAGCCGTGGGATGCCGCAGACTTCCTGGACAAGCAAAAAGGCAGCCACATTGAAGAGAATGGAGAAGCAAATCGTAAAGCAATTGAGGAAGTGAAAAATACCAAGCAAGCTGAAGAAAAGAATCTATCGGATCAGCAAGACATAAAGACATAA
- the LOC133842718 gene encoding putative inorganic phosphate cotransporter yields MTAEIKKGPFLGIRHLQALLIFITITCVFVGRLNVGVSVVAMTNAESTNPDFPEYDWTNGQKSLVLSSFYWGYIITQFIGGYLCKQFGVKKVMFWATISSGVCSAVTPPLIKWGGWGAYCGIRVVMGFAQGVIFPCIHQHLARWSPPQERNRLGALSHTGIECGNVLSMFMSGMIAKGPMGWPGISYISAVFAFTSGILWFIFAANNATESRFIGDTERDYIESTLQHDENYHKVIIPIPWRAIWTSAPFLAVLVTRCADNWGLSTLQAEIPEYMNGVLGMDIEDNALFSALPFLAMWVMSYVYLITSDIVLTKKYMSLTAIRKTLNSFAFWVPAATLIGIGFLDVDQKTLAIVLMTLGMGFKSGATIGSALNSIDLSPNHASILMGIINTASNIVPIVTPLVAGAIVSDGTDRTEWQIVFIISAVIFFVFNCIFLIFGTAVVQPWDAEDFLLGKQPELAKTPAISDEPDTKKSISG; encoded by the exons ATGACAGCAGAAATAAAAAAGG GTCCCTTTCTGGGCATACGTCATCTTCAGGCGCTGCTTATCTTCATAACCATTACTTGCGTCTTCGTTGGTCGTCTCAATGTCGGCGTATCTGTCGTGGCAATGACCAATGCCGAGTCCACAAATCCCGATTTTCCG GAATACGACTGGACAAATGGACAGAAATCCCTGGTGCTGTCTAGCTTTTACTGGGGCTACATCATTACCCAGTTTATTGGCGGTTATCTGTGCAAGCAGTTTGGTGTCAAAAAGGTCATGTTCTGGGCCACCATCAGCTCGGGCGTGTGCAGCGCTGTTACGCCTCCGCTGATCAAATGGGGAGGCTGGGGAGCGTATTGCGGAATTCGTGTCGTGATGGGCTTTGCTCAAGGTGTGATCTTTCCGTGCATTCATCAGCATTTGGCCCGCTGGTCACCGCCACAGGAACGCAATCGCTTGGGCGCCCTCAGTCACACGGGCATCGAGTGTGGAAATGTGTTGTCCATGTTCATGAGTGGCATGATTGCCAAGGGTCCGATGGGTTGGCCTGGCATCTCGTACATATCCGCTGTGTTTGCCTTTACCAGCGGCATCTTATGGTTCATATTCGCAGCGAATAATGCCACCGAATCACGTTTCATTGGCGACACTGAGAGGGACTACATCGAGTCAACGCTACAGCACGATGAGAACTACCATAAGGTTATTATTCCCATTCCTTGGCGTGCGATTTGGACCTCCGCTCCCTTCCTCGCTGTGCTGGTAACGCGTTGCGCCGATAACTGGGGTCTGAGTACGCTGCAGGCCGAGATTCCCGAATATATGAATGGTGTCCTGGGTATGGACATTGAAGATAATGCGCTGTTCTCTGCGCTGCCCTTCCTGGCCATGTGGGTCATGTCCTATGTGTATCTGATCACTTCGGACATTGTTTTAACTAAGAAATATATGTCACTAACGGCGATTCGCAAGACCTTGAACTCGTTTGCCTTCTGGGTGCCCGCCGCAACGCTGATCGGCATTGGATTCCTCGACGTTGACCAGAAGACCTTGGCCATTGTGCTGATGACTCTCGGCATGGGCTTCAAGAGTGGCGCGACCATTGGCAGCGCCCTTAACTCGATTGATTTGTCACCCAACCATGCTAGCATCCTGATGGGCATCATTAATACCGCTTCGAACATCGTACCGATTGTTACTCCATTGGTAGCTGGTGCGATTGTCTCTGACGGA aCGGACCGAACTGAatggcaaattgtttttattatctcGGCTGTGATATTCTTTGTGTTCAATTGTATTTTCCTGATATTCGGCACAGCGGTGGTGCAGCCCTGGGATGCCGAAGACTTCCTGCTTGGTAAGCAGCCCGAGCTGGCGAAGACTCCGGCGATAAGCGACGAACCCGATACGAAAAAGTCGATCAGCGGTTAA